In one Nicotiana sylvestris chromosome 8, ASM39365v2, whole genome shotgun sequence genomic region, the following are encoded:
- the LOC104245712 gene encoding N6-mAMP deaminase isoform X2 has protein sequence MDWWVSMPKIELHAHLNGSIRDSTLLELARELGDKGLVSFPDVEHVIVKHDRSLSEVFKLFDLIHILTTDHETVTRITKEVIEDFAAENVVYLELRTTPKKNVSKGMNKRSYIEAVLEGLRAVTMVEVDFLSEPSIDSQANGGIYARSDGYASNGTEKKKIFVRLLLSIDRRESTEAAMETVKLALEMRHQGVVGIDLSGNPIIGEWLTFLPALEFAKEQGLLITLHCGEVPNPVEIHAMLHFLPARIGHACCFGEEEWAKLKSLKIPVEICLTSNIRTETISSLDIHHFADLYNSGHPIVLCTDDSGVFSTSVSGEYSLAASAFGIQNREMFQLARSAINFIFAGDKVKQELEQLFDLAAKSLEF, from the exons ATGGATTGGTGGGTGTCAATGCCAAAAATTGAACTACATGCTCACCTTAATGGCTCTATCAGAGACTCCACTTTGCT GGAACTTGCTAGAGAATTGGGTGACAAGGGTCTCGTAAGTTTCCCTGATGTGGAGCATGTTATTGTAAAAC ATGATCGTTCCCTTTCTGAAGTCTTCAAATTGTTTGATTTGATTCACATTCTTACAACTGACCATGAAACTGTAACCAGAATTACTAAAGAG GTAATTGAAGATTTTGCTGCTGAAAATGTTGTATACTTGGAGCTAAGGACAACTCCAAAG AagaatgtttccaaagggatgaACAAGAGATCATACATAGAAGCAGTTTTGGAGGGTTTAAGAGCTGTTACTATGGTCGAGGTTGATTTTTTAAGTGAACCTAGTATTGATTCTCAAGCGAATGGCGGTATTTATGCTCGGAGTGATGGTTATGCTAGCAATGGaacagaaaaaaagaaaatatttgtcAGACTTCTACTTAGTATTGATCGTCGTGAATCCACTGAAGCTGCAATGGAAACA GTTAAGCTTGCGCTGGAAATGAGACATCAGGGGGTAGTGGGTATTGACCTATCCGGCAATCCTATCATTGGTGAATG GCTAACCTTTCTGCCTGCTTTAGAGTTTGCTAAAGAGCAAGGACTTCTGATAACCCTTCACTGTGGCGAG GTACCCAATCCTGTGGAAATCCACGCGATGCTACATTTTCTCCCCGCAAGAATTGGCCATGCTTGTTGCTTTGGAGAGGAAGAATGGGCAAAGCTAAAATCCTTAAAGATACCG GTTGAAATTTGCTTGACTTCAAATATCAGGACTGAAACAATATCTTCTCTGGATATTCATCACTTTG CTGATTTATATAATAGTGGACATCCAATTGTCCTATGCACTGACGATTCAGGGGTGTTCTCGACCAGCGTATCTGGCGAGTACAGCCTTGCTGCTTCTGCTTTTG GTATACAAAATAGAGAGATGTTCCAGCTAGCTAGGAGTGccattaattttatttttgctggTGATAAGGTAAAACAGGAGCTGGAACAATTATTTGATTTAGCTGCAAAGAGCCTAGAGTTCTGA
- the LOC104245712 gene encoding N6-mAMP deaminase isoform X3 encodes MDWWVSMPKIELHAHLNGSIRDSTLLELARELGDKGLVSFPDVEHVIVKHDRSLSEVFKLFDLIHILTTDHETVTRITKEVIEDFAAENVVYLELRTTPKKNVSKGMNKRSYIEAVLEGLRAVTMVEVDFLSEPSIDSQANGGIYARSDGYASNGTEKKKIFVRLLLSIDRRESTEAAMETVKLALEMRHQGVVGIDLSGNPIIGEWLTFLPALEFAKEQGLLITLHCGEVPNPVEIHAMLHFLPARIGHACCFGEEEWAKLKSLKIPVEICLTSNIRTETISSLDIHHFADLYNSGHPIVLCTDDSGVFSTSVSGEYSLAASAFGKTGAGTII; translated from the exons ATGGATTGGTGGGTGTCAATGCCAAAAATTGAACTACATGCTCACCTTAATGGCTCTATCAGAGACTCCACTTTGCT GGAACTTGCTAGAGAATTGGGTGACAAGGGTCTCGTAAGTTTCCCTGATGTGGAGCATGTTATTGTAAAAC ATGATCGTTCCCTTTCTGAAGTCTTCAAATTGTTTGATTTGATTCACATTCTTACAACTGACCATGAAACTGTAACCAGAATTACTAAAGAG GTAATTGAAGATTTTGCTGCTGAAAATGTTGTATACTTGGAGCTAAGGACAACTCCAAAG AagaatgtttccaaagggatgaACAAGAGATCATACATAGAAGCAGTTTTGGAGGGTTTAAGAGCTGTTACTATGGTCGAGGTTGATTTTTTAAGTGAACCTAGTATTGATTCTCAAGCGAATGGCGGTATTTATGCTCGGAGTGATGGTTATGCTAGCAATGGaacagaaaaaaagaaaatatttgtcAGACTTCTACTTAGTATTGATCGTCGTGAATCCACTGAAGCTGCAATGGAAACA GTTAAGCTTGCGCTGGAAATGAGACATCAGGGGGTAGTGGGTATTGACCTATCCGGCAATCCTATCATTGGTGAATG GCTAACCTTTCTGCCTGCTTTAGAGTTTGCTAAAGAGCAAGGACTTCTGATAACCCTTCACTGTGGCGAG GTACCCAATCCTGTGGAAATCCACGCGATGCTACATTTTCTCCCCGCAAGAATTGGCCATGCTTGTTGCTTTGGAGAGGAAGAATGGGCAAAGCTAAAATCCTTAAAGATACCG GTTGAAATTTGCTTGACTTCAAATATCAGGACTGAAACAATATCTTCTCTGGATATTCATCACTTTG CTGATTTATATAATAGTGGACATCCAATTGTCCTATGCACTGACGATTCAGGGGTGTTCTCGACCAGCGTATCTGGCGAGTACAGCCTTGCTGCTTCTGCTTTTG GTAAAACAGGAGCTGGAACAATTATTTGA
- the LOC104245712 gene encoding N6-mAMP deaminase isoform X1 codes for MDWWVSMPKIELHAHLNGSIRDSTLLELARELGDKGLVSFPDVEHVIVKHDRSLSEVFKLFDLIHILTTDHETVTRITKEVIEDFAAENVVYLELRTTPKKNVSKGMNKRSYIEAVLEGLRAVTMVEVDFLSEPSIDSQANGGIYARSDGYASNGTEKKKIFVRLLLSIDRRESTEAAMETVKLALEMRHQGVVGIDLSGNPIIGEWLTFLPALEFAKEQGLLITLHCGEVPNPVEIHAMLHFLPARIGHACCFGEEEWAKLKSLKIPVEICLTSNIRTETISSLDIHHFADLYNSGHPIVLCTDDSGVFSTSVSGEYSLAASAFGIQNREMFQLARSAINFIFAGDKESFSVFILIVIGLNGGLSEAT; via the exons ATGGATTGGTGGGTGTCAATGCCAAAAATTGAACTACATGCTCACCTTAATGGCTCTATCAGAGACTCCACTTTGCT GGAACTTGCTAGAGAATTGGGTGACAAGGGTCTCGTAAGTTTCCCTGATGTGGAGCATGTTATTGTAAAAC ATGATCGTTCCCTTTCTGAAGTCTTCAAATTGTTTGATTTGATTCACATTCTTACAACTGACCATGAAACTGTAACCAGAATTACTAAAGAG GTAATTGAAGATTTTGCTGCTGAAAATGTTGTATACTTGGAGCTAAGGACAACTCCAAAG AagaatgtttccaaagggatgaACAAGAGATCATACATAGAAGCAGTTTTGGAGGGTTTAAGAGCTGTTACTATGGTCGAGGTTGATTTTTTAAGTGAACCTAGTATTGATTCTCAAGCGAATGGCGGTATTTATGCTCGGAGTGATGGTTATGCTAGCAATGGaacagaaaaaaagaaaatatttgtcAGACTTCTACTTAGTATTGATCGTCGTGAATCCACTGAAGCTGCAATGGAAACA GTTAAGCTTGCGCTGGAAATGAGACATCAGGGGGTAGTGGGTATTGACCTATCCGGCAATCCTATCATTGGTGAATG GCTAACCTTTCTGCCTGCTTTAGAGTTTGCTAAAGAGCAAGGACTTCTGATAACCCTTCACTGTGGCGAG GTACCCAATCCTGTGGAAATCCACGCGATGCTACATTTTCTCCCCGCAAGAATTGGCCATGCTTGTTGCTTTGGAGAGGAAGAATGGGCAAAGCTAAAATCCTTAAAGATACCG GTTGAAATTTGCTTGACTTCAAATATCAGGACTGAAACAATATCTTCTCTGGATATTCATCACTTTG CTGATTTATATAATAGTGGACATCCAATTGTCCTATGCACTGACGATTCAGGGGTGTTCTCGACCAGCGTATCTGGCGAGTACAGCCTTGCTGCTTCTGCTTTTG GTATACAAAATAGAGAGATGTTCCAGCTAGCTAGGAGTGccattaattttatttttgctggTGATAAG GAATcgttttcagttttcattttaaTTGTTATTGGACTGAACGGGGGCTTAAGTGAAGCGACATAG